In Rhinolophus sinicus isolate RSC01 chromosome X, ASM3656204v1, whole genome shotgun sequence, a single genomic region encodes these proteins:
- the RAI2 gene encoding retinoic acid-induced protein 2 isoform X3: MDNLQSQNLSMDMADSSPALTNNRLENGMAQLITTEAWNINSTDLETPCSSSAIHNNLFQAAEDPEAQPQLLDLRIPSQPQEPTLPFEAVLQNLFPSQGSLGPPPCQPPPGYAPVPPQPFNPPLSPLVPPATLLVPYPVIVPLPVPIPIPIPIPVPQSSESKFSPSFSKPPSSFGLHPFKATQTSVEKEELKPFNILQPKEYFQLGRHTVIKMGSENEALDLSMKSVPWLKAGKVTPQICQEDAALDLSLAAHRKSEPPPATLYNSSRSVNSPCHMVMEKRPRGMEMPFVPATTYEASAMMNSRIRSNDTAQLLSQPSQPSSEVKAENNIEMVSESQASKVIVSVEDAVPTIFCGKIKGLSGVSTKNFSFKREDSVFQGYDINGQGEESMGNTEALRKSVKNRSIKFKKVNSQEIHMLPIKKQRLATFFSRK, translated from the exons ATGGACAATCTGCAGTCACAGAACCTCTCCATGGACATGGCCGACTCCTCTCCTGCCTTGACCAATAACAGACTGGAGAACGGCATGGCCCAGCTGATCACCACCGAGGCCTGGAACATCAACTCCACAGACCTG GAGACCCCATGCTCTTCCAGTGCCATCCACAACAACCTCTTCCAGGCAGCCGAGGACCCCGAAGCACAGCCCCAGCTCCTGGACTTGCGCATCCCCAGCCAGCCTCAGGAGCCCACGTTGCCATTTGAAGCTGTGCTCCAGAATTTGTTTCCCTCACAGGGTTCTTTGGGCCCCCCACCCTGTCAGCCTCCTCCTGGATATGCCCCGGTGCCCCCCCAGCCCTTTAATCCCCCCTTGTCTCCCCTGGTCCCACCAGCCACCCTTTTGGTGCCCTACCCTGTGATCGTCCCCTTGCCTGTGCCCATCCCTATTCCCATCCCCATCCCAGTGCCTCAGAGTTCTGAGTCCAAGTTCAGCCCCAGTTTCTCCAAACCGCCATCTTCCTTCGGCCTGCACCCCTTTAAAGCCACCCAGACTTCTGTGGAGAAGGAGGAATTGAAGCCCTTCAACATCCTCCAGCCCAAGGAGTATTTTCAGCTCGGCCGCCACACAGTCATCAAGATGGGGAGTGAGAACGAGGCCCTGGATCTCTCCATGAAGTCAGTGCCCTGGCTCAAGGCTGGCAAAGTCACTCCCCAGATCTGCCAGGAGGATGCAGCCCTAGACCTGTCGCTGGCAGCCCACCGGAAATCTGAGCCTCCTCCTGCCACTCTGTATAACAGCAGCAGGTCAGTGAACAGCCCATGTCACATGGTGATGGAGAAACGGCCCAGAGGCATGGAAATGCCCTTTGTCCCTGCCACGACCTATGAGGCTTCGGCCATGATGAATAGCCGCATACGCAGCAATGACACTGCCCAGCTGCTCAGCCAGCCCAGCCAGCCCAGCAGCGAGGTCAAGGCTGAAAATAACATTGAGATGGTGAGCGAGTCCCAGGCATCCAAGGTGATTGTCTCAGTGGAAGATGCCGTGCCTACCATCTTCTGTGGCAAGATCAAAGGTCTCTCGGGTGTGTCCACCAAAAACTTCTCCTTCAAAAGAGAAGACTCCGTGTTTCAGGGCTATGACATCAATGGTCAAGGAGAAGAGTCCATGGGAAACACAGAGGCCCTTAGGAAATCTGTCAAAAACCGGAGCATAAAGTTCAAGAAAGTGAACTCCCAGGAAATACACATGCTCCCGATCAAAAAACAACGGCTGGCCACCTTTTTTTCAAGAAAGTGA
- the RAI2 gene encoding retinoic acid-induced protein 2 isoform X1 has protein sequence MDNLQSQNLSMDMADSSPALTNNRLENGMAQLITTEAWNINSTDLVKKALVTVPAPSILNPPAESQSGMALKVAATVLQPLCLGETPVVMPIHMQVEGSSTPELNPNGNATYVMTTQGPMQLPVVLEQHVFQHLNSPLVLPQETPCSSSAIHNNLFQAAEDPEAQPQLLDLRIPSQPQEPTLPFEAVLQNLFPSQGSLGPPPCQPPPGYAPVPPQPFNPPLSPLVPPATLLVPYPVIVPLPVPIPIPIPIPVPQSSESKFSPSFSKPPSSFGLHPFKATQTSVEKEELKPFNILQPKEYFQLGRHTVIKMGSENEALDLSMKSVPWLKAGKVTPQICQEDAALDLSLAAHRKSEPPPATLYNSSRSVNSPCHMVMEKRPRGMEMPFVPATTYEASAMMNSRIRSNDTAQLLSQPSQPSSEVKAENNIEMVSESQASKVIVSVEDAVPTIFCGKIKGLSGVSTKNFSFKREDSVFQGYDINGQGEESMGNTEALRKSVKNRSIKFKKVNSQEIHMLPIKKQRLATFFSRK, from the coding sequence ATGGACAATCTGCAGTCACAGAACCTCTCCATGGACATGGCCGACTCCTCTCCTGCCTTGACCAATAACAGACTGGAGAACGGCATGGCCCAGCTGATCACCACCGAGGCCTGGAACATCAACTCCACAGACCTGGTAAAGAAGGCCCTGGTGACGGTGCCGGCTCCATCCATTCTGAACCCCCCAGCTGAGTCCCAGAGCGGCATGGCTCTCAAGGTGGCGGCCACCGTGCTGCAGCCCCTGTGCCTTGGGGAGACCCCAGTGGTGATGCCCATTCACATGCAGGTGGAGGGAAGTTCCACACCCGAGCTCAACCCTAACGGCAATGCCACCTATGTTATGACCACACAGGGCCCCATGCAGCTGCCCGTGGTGCTGGAGCAGCATGTCTTTCAGCACCTCAACTCCCCTCTGGTCCTGCCGCAGGAGACCCCATGCTCTTCCAGTGCCATCCACAACAACCTCTTCCAGGCAGCCGAGGACCCCGAAGCACAGCCCCAGCTCCTGGACTTGCGCATCCCCAGCCAGCCTCAGGAGCCCACGTTGCCATTTGAAGCTGTGCTCCAGAATTTGTTTCCCTCACAGGGTTCTTTGGGCCCCCCACCCTGTCAGCCTCCTCCTGGATATGCCCCGGTGCCCCCCCAGCCCTTTAATCCCCCCTTGTCTCCCCTGGTCCCACCAGCCACCCTTTTGGTGCCCTACCCTGTGATCGTCCCCTTGCCTGTGCCCATCCCTATTCCCATCCCCATCCCAGTGCCTCAGAGTTCTGAGTCCAAGTTCAGCCCCAGTTTCTCCAAACCGCCATCTTCCTTCGGCCTGCACCCCTTTAAAGCCACCCAGACTTCTGTGGAGAAGGAGGAATTGAAGCCCTTCAACATCCTCCAGCCCAAGGAGTATTTTCAGCTCGGCCGCCACACAGTCATCAAGATGGGGAGTGAGAACGAGGCCCTGGATCTCTCCATGAAGTCAGTGCCCTGGCTCAAGGCTGGCAAAGTCACTCCCCAGATCTGCCAGGAGGATGCAGCCCTAGACCTGTCGCTGGCAGCCCACCGGAAATCTGAGCCTCCTCCTGCCACTCTGTATAACAGCAGCAGGTCAGTGAACAGCCCATGTCACATGGTGATGGAGAAACGGCCCAGAGGCATGGAAATGCCCTTTGTCCCTGCCACGACCTATGAGGCTTCGGCCATGATGAATAGCCGCATACGCAGCAATGACACTGCCCAGCTGCTCAGCCAGCCCAGCCAGCCCAGCAGCGAGGTCAAGGCTGAAAATAACATTGAGATGGTGAGCGAGTCCCAGGCATCCAAGGTGATTGTCTCAGTGGAAGATGCCGTGCCTACCATCTTCTGTGGCAAGATCAAAGGTCTCTCGGGTGTGTCCACCAAAAACTTCTCCTTCAAAAGAGAAGACTCCGTGTTTCAGGGCTATGACATCAATGGTCAAGGAGAAGAGTCCATGGGAAACACAGAGGCCCTTAGGAAATCTGTCAAAAACCGGAGCATAAAGTTCAAGAAAGTGAACTCCCAGGAAATACACATGCTCCCGATCAAAAAACAACGGCTGGCCACCTTTTTTTCAAGAAAGTGA
- the RAI2 gene encoding retinoic acid-induced protein 2 isoform X2, which yields MDNLQSQNLSMDMADSSPALTNNRLENGMAQLITTEAWNINSTDLGPMQLPVVLEQHVFQHLNSPLVLPQETPCSSSAIHNNLFQAAEDPEAQPQLLDLRIPSQPQEPTLPFEAVLQNLFPSQGSLGPPPCQPPPGYAPVPPQPFNPPLSPLVPPATLLVPYPVIVPLPVPIPIPIPIPVPQSSESKFSPSFSKPPSSFGLHPFKATQTSVEKEELKPFNILQPKEYFQLGRHTVIKMGSENEALDLSMKSVPWLKAGKVTPQICQEDAALDLSLAAHRKSEPPPATLYNSSRSVNSPCHMVMEKRPRGMEMPFVPATTYEASAMMNSRIRSNDTAQLLSQPSQPSSEVKAENNIEMVSESQASKVIVSVEDAVPTIFCGKIKGLSGVSTKNFSFKREDSVFQGYDINGQGEESMGNTEALRKSVKNRSIKFKKVNSQEIHMLPIKKQRLATFFSRK from the exons ATGGACAATCTGCAGTCACAGAACCTCTCCATGGACATGGCCGACTCCTCTCCTGCCTTGACCAATAACAGACTGGAGAACGGCATGGCCCAGCTGATCACCACCGAGGCCTGGAACATCAACTCCACAGACCTG GGCCCCATGCAGCTGCCCGTGGTGCTGGAGCAGCATGTCTTTCAGCACCTCAACTCCCCTCTGGTCCTGCCGCAGGAGACCCCATGCTCTTCCAGTGCCATCCACAACAACCTCTTCCAGGCAGCCGAGGACCCCGAAGCACAGCCCCAGCTCCTGGACTTGCGCATCCCCAGCCAGCCTCAGGAGCCCACGTTGCCATTTGAAGCTGTGCTCCAGAATTTGTTTCCCTCACAGGGTTCTTTGGGCCCCCCACCCTGTCAGCCTCCTCCTGGATATGCCCCGGTGCCCCCCCAGCCCTTTAATCCCCCCTTGTCTCCCCTGGTCCCACCAGCCACCCTTTTGGTGCCCTACCCTGTGATCGTCCCCTTGCCTGTGCCCATCCCTATTCCCATCCCCATCCCAGTGCCTCAGAGTTCTGAGTCCAAGTTCAGCCCCAGTTTCTCCAAACCGCCATCTTCCTTCGGCCTGCACCCCTTTAAAGCCACCCAGACTTCTGTGGAGAAGGAGGAATTGAAGCCCTTCAACATCCTCCAGCCCAAGGAGTATTTTCAGCTCGGCCGCCACACAGTCATCAAGATGGGGAGTGAGAACGAGGCCCTGGATCTCTCCATGAAGTCAGTGCCCTGGCTCAAGGCTGGCAAAGTCACTCCCCAGATCTGCCAGGAGGATGCAGCCCTAGACCTGTCGCTGGCAGCCCACCGGAAATCTGAGCCTCCTCCTGCCACTCTGTATAACAGCAGCAGGTCAGTGAACAGCCCATGTCACATGGTGATGGAGAAACGGCCCAGAGGCATGGAAATGCCCTTTGTCCCTGCCACGACCTATGAGGCTTCGGCCATGATGAATAGCCGCATACGCAGCAATGACACTGCCCAGCTGCTCAGCCAGCCCAGCCAGCCCAGCAGCGAGGTCAAGGCTGAAAATAACATTGAGATGGTGAGCGAGTCCCAGGCATCCAAGGTGATTGTCTCAGTGGAAGATGCCGTGCCTACCATCTTCTGTGGCAAGATCAAAGGTCTCTCGGGTGTGTCCACCAAAAACTTCTCCTTCAAAAGAGAAGACTCCGTGTTTCAGGGCTATGACATCAATGGTCAAGGAGAAGAGTCCATGGGAAACACAGAGGCCCTTAGGAAATCTGTCAAAAACCGGAGCATAAAGTTCAAGAAAGTGAACTCCCAGGAAATACACATGCTCCCGATCAAAAAACAACGGCTGGCCACCTTTTTTTCAAGAAAGTGA